In the genome of Populus nigra chromosome 19, ddPopNigr1.1, whole genome shotgun sequence, the window TTGTGATTCCAACAATAAATGTATTTCTGACATAATCAGTGTCTAAATACTAACAGAATAATTCATCggtaaaatgaaaaattctGGTAgtgttttgaaattgattttttttacactatcagcttataatttaatttgaaagtagggtattattcaaaatatcataCAACGAGTGTGTTTTATATCCAGGTTAGATCTGGTATATACAAATGCAACTCGACCTCATGTTTAGGCTGAGTCGAGTTTATAGTGCTTAAAATTTAGAACAAGGTTGTGTATATGGTGCTTAGGGATTAGGCTAAGACCGAGTTTGAGGGTTCCGGTCTATATTGTCTagaattcaatctaaaaaattgaagttttgggttTATAAAGCCTGGGGACTCAACTAGGATCACGTCCAATAAGCACAAAGATTAAGCCAAGAGAGTATTTGGAATGCTTGAGGTGTCTAGAGGGTCTAGTCGTGGTCAAGTTAAGGGTACCCAAAGGTTGAGCCATGGTCAAGTTAGTGTTTTAGATGGTCAGGTTGGGACTAAGTTCGAGGTCCTAAGGGTCAAGTTCAAAATGCTTGAAGGGTTAAGTTTGGGTGCCTAAAAACCTAAAATTCAAGTTAGGGTCAAGTTCATAGTGATGTCTAAAGGTTAAGTTGAGATTGAGTTTTAGACATACAAAAGTGGAACCACCAAGGGATGGTCGAGTCTAAGTTACATAGTGATGAGTTTGAGACCAATCAAGGACACCAACCAAGAAAGGTCAAGCTAGAGCTGAGTCCATGATGCATAAGGTTTAGGGCACATGAGTTTCAAGTTTAAGGAGCTCAAAGGTCAAAGACATAGTAATGTTTAAGGCACTAGAGGGTTAATATAGAGTCAAGTTAGAGGCATTGTGAATTAATATTAGGTTGGGTACATGTCATTCGAGTATAAAGTTAAGAAAAGAGTTATAATGCTCAGGATTTAAGCTAAGATTGGAAAAACATTGGACCCAAGTTACCCGAGGTTTGTTCCAATGTGTTTATGGTCAAGTAGGGATAAGGTTCAGGGTGGTTGAGGTCCAACTTGGTGCCCTCAAGTGTTAAATAAGGATAAGTAAAGAATAGAATCATAATTCTTAACTTTAGATAGTATGACTTTTAGTCCAATAACTTGAGTATTACAACAAAAGCTAAAAGCTGTGGCGAAATTGTTGTTCCCCCACACTCGTAAACATtatggattacaatagtaattcataatattttatattttttttttgcattttttatttggttgttaaatttttttttattaatttagtcCTTACTTATGTGTTTTTTGGGATTTaaaattgatagttttttttaatttgcattttATATCATATAACAATATCAGAAAAATATCCGAAGATCAGATTGGTATTTGATTGTGCGAGATATTGTtcaaattcttcattttttattcaattttagatttttctaattgattttttctaattgttttttcaatttcatccttcaacattgagttggttTGGAATTGGActtgataattgttttctttttattttgtctttctatAAGGTTACCATGAAGTCAAACGAACATCCCAACACTAGgttgattatatattttatgattgtctacttttttagtatttagttaaatgaaaaatgattttgaaaaaaaaaattaagttattaaactttgagGAGACCATAAACCAGTTTGCGAGTTTAACGGAGTAACCCAAACTACCCTGGTTTGTAGGTTTAGCGAGgtaccattttttattttctttttaatagaaCTCAATTTTgtgatcatattttttatatatagtatagttaaaaaaattattttcttaaaaaacatgttattaaacaTTATAAATTCCATAAACCCATTTGTGGGTTTGGCGAGTTGACCCAATTCATAGGTTTAgtgggtttaattttttaaaaaaattaatatagttttttattttattcttgaatattgaattgaattgagttttataatttgtttcgtttcattttctataaggttattatggcttaaaagaaaatattggtaTTATAATGGTACTCTACTTTGCTATCATCTATTTTTGTTGtcctataattaaataaaaaatatttttgtaaaaaatataatcgaTTAGAGTGGAGTCCATGACCGGTTTTCTGGTCTGGCGGGTTGATCAGGGTTACTTGATTCACACGTTAGATAGGTTTACCCActgaatctattttttttcctttatttttttaattgatttttttatttctcccttcaatattggattaacttcatgattttttttctactttctatATGATTATAACGGTCTCAAACTAACATTTATTCTAAATTGATGTTCCATATTGagagcatctatttttttttatcacataacaaaataaaaatatttttaaaaaattttattaaacctAGAAGAGTCCATGACCTGGATTGTGAGGTGATCAggtcgatctaatatgttatcgtctcaatttttttaaaagctctcatctcaaagttcttttAAAAGCTAAGTCATGTTTTCACTGGTTATTCGAGTTGTCTTTGAACCTATGAAATCGATCAATTCACATCGAGTGAAGTCTGATGTGGTTTAATTGGAAACTTAAGCTAGACAATGAGCTGGGTCAGAAGATTTTAAAACTGACTTGCTTGCCCCGAGTTTAatgacattataaaaaaaaagtttttatgttGATCTtaacctttctttttatatttttttaaagaaattatccTACTCATGACAGATTGAAGACTAGTTAACTTGTTTGatctaaatttcaaaaaaaaaaaattttattcaaccaatttataatttcaaactAATGCCTTGGAACTTCTTTTAGTATTGTCATTTGTTCTTCATAGAAACTATTGAGATTTCTCCTTTTGCTTTCTTCGCTTATAGAATTATTATCgctttaatttcaaataagtgTCCTATTTTAAGTCTCTGTGTTCTCCAACAATAATTTCTtgactaaaaaaagaagaagcatgctCGGAACATAATTTCTCCATGTGTGATgcatatgatgttttttttagaaaaaagaattaattaaaattatatcaaaattatatatttttaaatttttgatattagaaaataaaaatcattaaaaaatctaaaaaattatcaatttaattttttaaataaaaaacactttaaaaaaataaaatttactacAGCCAATCACATATTCTTCAGCTTCTCTAGAAGCTTTTCCATCTATAGTTAAGTATGAAGATTgagcttttatttcttttcttttcttttctatcgtTTATGATGTggattttaatttgtaatattttagaACTACTAATACAGGACATAACATAATCCATACATGTACTAACCTGAACAAGCTTAATAAGTTCAAGGACTGGGACTGGATTTGCAATAACACAGCCACAATAAGATACGTACTTGATTTAGTGTATTTTAaatgtttgagattttttaatagaaattaaagtttataaactcaatttttatatatacaagaaTACTAGCACACGCTTCGCAACggattaatatcttttttttttaattattaaaaataatattaaaaatataaagaatgttTCAAGGCTCCTTAGTCTAACAACAATATCAGGCTcaacaaactaatttttttatttaaaaaaaatatttaaattatttttgaaatattttaaacaaaaaattttattaattttttttataaaaaaatatttaactactgaagtatcctaaatagaaatataaattaatttttttatttaaaaaacatttaaattattcttgaagtatgataaatagaaattttaattaatttttttatttattttttctataaaaaaacattaaactatacttgaagtatcctaaataaaaatcttaattaattttttatagattatttttattttaaaaaaaatatttaaattatctttaaaaaaatctaaataaaaattttaattaattgttttttaaagtttttataggTTCTTAGATGAACTCGATGGATAAAGTTCAGATGCTGTAGAGGTGTTACTCCCGTTTGCATGTGCCCAGTTAGATTTGTGTAAAAGCTGGATCAAGCTTTGATTAAAACCTTAATGAAGTGACACCCAGCTAAGAAGGACATGGCTGACGAGTGTTTTCTTTGGCTGTGTCTTCCATTCCAGTTAGAATGCGTGGACTCTCCATGGGTGCTGCAATCACCgcccttcatttttttatgtggaCCAAGAATCTTAGCCTTTTGAGTCAATTATCCTTTAGTCTTTAATTTTCTAAAGTATTATAACCTAGTCCTTCATGTTTGAAGATCTATAACTTAATCCCTTGATTATCATCGACCGTTGTCTTTTGAAATGTTTTCGTTCTTCTCTAAACCCCCACTGTATTGATTTTCCTCTAATAACTTAGATGTTATTTGGGATTTAAAAGAGTACATTGTAGGTTTTCTTGACAAAAAAGGACTAAGTTGCAATAAGTTTCAAGATTTGGGTACTAAAGAATAATTTACTCTAACCTTTTTAGTCACTTTCCTCTTTCTATTTTCCTTTCCTGACTGCTGTCTATGCTTAATATTTAATGCATATCTTATGGCAAACCCATGTGAATAGCCTCTCCAGCTAAATTCCACACACATTTTACAAGATTTTCCCCCATCACTCATGTAATGCTTTCTCATATCTTTGGTTTTGGGTTTGCTATTAGTTATTGTACTCGCAAAAAAAATGCTTTCTCTGCCCTCCTTTGTAGCGTGTATTTTATAGCAGATACCTATAATTCTTGTTTTAGTTCATGTTGAGAGCTCTTAGGCCTTAGCTTCTGATTCGAGACTAACATTTCACCAGAGGAgggtttttatttcattaattggGTAGTCTCCAGgagtttcccttttcttttaagtaatttttttggtgttttccaACATTAGTATTgcatttttcctttattttattttggctaTGATGGGTTTTTGGTTCTTTGTGAATTCCTCATGGAAGTTCTTCTGATAGAGCACAGAAggatttatatttgtttaatattcTGATATTTTACGTTGAATATCAGAGTAGAAAAACTTGAGCAAAATTCAACCAAAGATTAGTTGTTATTGAGATGTGAATTTGCATTCCAGCATGACATCTTTCAGTAAGTTAGGTGTTGGTTTAGGCCTAGTCTTCGGTTGCCTTCTTTTAGCAATTGTTGCAGAGCTTTACTACTTGCTATGGTGGAAGAAGAGAATCAGCAACAGAgaagttgaagaagatgatggttaTAGCAGCAACTATGCTAAGGGATTCTTTCATCTTATTTGCTGGAAAAAACCCTCCTTTTTCAGAAGTAACATTACTCAAGATGGTGTGAGAGATCCAGAAGCCCCTTGCCAAGAACCAGACCAAGAATTAGGCACAAGCAAAGATTTGCTTATAAAAGCATTTGGTGAAGAAAGTGTGGAGTCTGAGATCATGAGGTTGCACAACCTTTGTGGTCCACCTAGATTCCTCTTCACTATAAAAGAGGAAACAAAGGAGGATTTGGAGTCTGATGATGGGAAGTCCAGAGGCGATAGGAGCAGAAAGGGGTCAAGGACAAGAAGCTTGAGTGATCTTATGGTGACTATTGACACCCCATTCCTTTCTCCTTTGGCTTCTCCACGTTTAAAATCCCCTCCTGTcaatgttttggattcttatcATCACCATGGATTCAATCCACTCTTTGAATCATCAGTGGAAGCAGAGCTTAGCCGGCTGAGATCTTCCCCGCCTCCAAGATTCAAGTTCTTGAGGGATGCAGAGGCGAAACTGTTTAGAAGGTTAATGGAAGAAGCCGAGAAAAGGGCATCTAAAAATTGTGTTTCTGTTCAAGATTCATCAGAGATTAAAGTATCTAATTCAACGATGATAACAGAAGAGACAGAAGGGTCTTTTCTAGGCTTTATTGTTGGCAAGAACAAAGAAAGTGAAATTCTACATCATCTACCACAATATCATTCAAGTTCTTCTCAGGTACTCCCATTGGCTTCTTCCCCTACAACATTCAGACCCCTGGACAAGAAGCCCGTTATGcattaatttagttttctttaaattGACATGAAATGAGGCTTAGTTATTCTTATTACTTGCCAAGAATCAAGCAATAGTCTTACCTTTGGCATTCTACGTTCCCTACTCTATACCTGGTACcaatttacttttcaaagtgaATGTTTGTGtactaatatttcaaaattttgtgTTCATATTTCATTTGGATCGTCCATAAATAGCCACTGCCAGTCCGCAATTTATTGGTTAGGCATGGAACCTTGAGTATTCCAAGGCAAACTGACAGCTTCTGCTTACTTCTGTTCTGTTCAGCTCTTGGTTAGGTCAAGTAGGGTGTCTGGTGGGGTAATCTGTTTTCTGTCATGATACATGTCTCCAGTCAACTAAATCATTCATGTGGTAGATTGGGCCACCAATTCTCATTATCGAACGGGCACCGTGATTCTCCGATCAAGATGGTGCTCTAATCACTACTCTCGCTTCTTTTCATGCTCACTTTCAATCTCTGCACATGGCTTCGGTTAGGTGgtaaaattgttaaaagaaGTTGAATTTCTGGCAAATGTCATTTAGGCCAGGAATAAGAGCTGAGATAAGGGCTTGTTCTCCACTGAGCTGTccactgaaaagaaaaatggataCTAATATTTCAATAATGACTTGGATTTGGTGAGACAAAAAGATTAATGTGCAGTGAAGATCAATGTGAATATGATGAAGTTCTCAGGCGTCTTTGATGTATGAAACTCAAACAAAATGCTGCCCTGTGTCAAGTATGAAAGAAGGAATGTAAAAATATGCACACTTactcatgaaaacaaaacacacaACGGTGTGTTTGCTTCTTATAGCTTATAGCATACTAATTCGAGtctcataaatattatattaacttCAAGACTCATGAGGTACTAACTAGAACActtgtattaataataataataaaaaaaaccaatgatatCCAGCTAATTGCTGCCAGACATTGTGCTAGAAGTTTAGCTTTCAAAAGTACTATAGTTGAAAATTGGATAGAGAACTTCTGGGTTTATGAACTACCTCATTTCAggccttttaatttgtttttctcaagAATGTCTACAAAGCTTTGAGTTATATAATAAGAGGTAGTCCTCCTCCATTCTGGAATTTCCATTCAGTCTTTCTAGGATTTGGATCCTTTATCTACTCTCATTTGTaactccttttatttatttatttattttgagaaaaaacattcggaattttacccttttttttttcctctctgtctctctccctTCCTTCTAGTTCTTGGTTTCAAGAAAGTGGCAAAGAAACATGATTATAAATGCTGGGTGATCAACTACAAATCTTAATGAAGGAAACATAAGCAGCATGCTTTCGTAAAGATAttgacgatgatgatgatgatagtaCACTCAAGGCCagcaaaattatatatgttcGGCGAGTAATTACCAGTCTTTATGAGGGCATGGAGGGTAGGGGAAAAAGAAACATAAGATAACGTCT includes:
- the LOC133680598 gene encoding uncharacterized protein LOC133680598; translated protein: MTSFSKLGVGLGLVFGCLLLAIVAELYYLLWWKKRISNREVEEDDGYSSNYAKGFFHLICWKKPSFFRSNITQDGVRDPEAPCQEPDQELGTSKDLLIKAFGEESVESEIMRLHNLCGPPRFLFTIKEETKEDLESDDGKSRGDRSRKGSRTRSLSDLMVTIDTPFLSPLASPRLKSPPVNVLDSYHHHGFNPLFESSVEAELSRLRSSPPPRFKFLRDAEAKLFRRLMEEAEKRASKNCVSVQDSSEIKVSNSTMITEETEGSFLGFIVGKNKESEILHHLPQYHSSSSQVLPLASSPTTFRPLDKKPVMH